One genomic segment of Candidatus Aminicenantes bacterium includes these proteins:
- the hslV gene encoding ATP-dependent protease subunit HslV: protein MTFKTKSTTVLCVRHKDRVVIGADGQVTLENTVLKHGARKVRRLFNNQVLAGFAGSTSDAFSLFQRFEGKLEEYSGNLARAAIELSKEWRTDKVLRRLEALLVVADKSHLFILSGSGDVIEPDEDILAIGSGGPYAQAAALALKRHSGLDAREIVEKALEIAAATCIYTNNEFTIEELE from the coding sequence ATGACGTTCAAAACAAAGAGCACCACGGTATTGTGCGTGCGACACAAAGACCGGGTGGTGATCGGCGCCGACGGGCAGGTAACCCTTGAAAACACGGTATTGAAACACGGCGCCCGCAAGGTGCGGCGCCTGTTTAACAACCAGGTCCTGGCCGGGTTCGCCGGATCCACTTCCGACGCGTTTTCCCTGTTCCAGCGCTTTGAGGGCAAACTGGAAGAATACAGCGGCAACCTGGCCCGGGCGGCTATCGAGTTGTCCAAGGAGTGGCGCACCGACAAGGTGCTGAGGCGCCTGGAAGCCCTGCTCGTAGTGGCCGACAAGAGCCACCTTTTCATCCTTTCGGGCTCCGGTGATGTGATCGAACCCGACGAGGACATCCTGGCAATCGGGTCCGGTGGACCCTACGCCCAGGCCGCGGCCCTGGCGCTGAAACGCCATTCCGGCCTGGACGCGCGGGAGATCGTGGAAAAAGCCCTGGAAATAGCCGCCGCCACCTGCATTTACACCAACAACGAATTCACCATTGAGGAGCTTGAATGA